The nucleotide sequence GATGTAACGACGAAGGGATCAAGAGTCGTGTCAAGCAATCATGTAGAAGTCGGAGACAGGATCCGATCGGCCATCCCGATGGATCTTCAAATCCGAGGCGCCCATCTGTACGACAGGACTCGGCGCTGGGTGACAAAGACGAATGGGAAGAAGCTCTTCGTAGAGAGTCCCATCCCTCCCGTTGAGGACGTCGAGCTCGCCGACATCGACCTCAGTAATCCCTTTCTCTATCGCCAAGGACGCTGGCAGTCCTACTATGAGCGCCTGCGAAACGAGGCTCCGGTCCACTTTCAGCCCAATAGTGCGTTCGGGCCGTTTTGGTCGGTGATGCGACACCAAGACATCGTCGCGGTCGATAAGAACCATGAGGTCTTCTCCGCCGAGCCGATGATAGTGATCGGGTCCCCGCCTCGTTTTCTCGATATCGAAATGTTCATCGCGATGGACCCACCGCGCCACGACGTGCAGCGGGCAGCTGTGCAGGGGGTGGTGGCGCCTAAGAACCTGCGTGAGATGGAGACGCTCATTCGGTCTCGGGTTCGCGAGGTACTAGACGGCTTGCCGGTGAATCAGCCGTTCGATTGGGTCCAGGCTGTATCGATCGAACTGACAGCTCGAATGCTCGCGACGCTCTTGGACTTCCCATACGAGGAACGTCACAAACTCGTTCATTGGTCAGATATCGCGACTTCGTTCGAGGAAGCGAACGGTGGTCCTGCGGATCTCGACGAGACGTTCGACGGAATGCGCGAGATGGCGCGAGGTTTGAGTTCTCTGTGGTACGACAAGAAGGCTCGGACAGCAGCTGGGGAAGAACCCGGCTTCGATCTGATCACCATGCTGCAGAGCAACGAGAACACCAAAGACCTAATCGACCGCCCAATGGAATTCATGGGCAACCTCGTTCTGTTGATCGTCGGAGGGAACGATACGACCCGGAACTCGATGAGTGGTGGCGTTCTGGCGCTGAACCGGTTCCCAGACCAGTTCGAAAAGCTCAAGTCCAACCCCGACCTGATCCCCAACATGGTCTCGGAGATAATCCGGTGGCAAACGCCGCTGGCATACATGCGCCGAATCGCCAAGACTGACACTATCTTGAACGGTCAGTTCATCCGTAAGGGTGACAAGGTCGTGATGTGGTACGCCTCAGGCAACCGCGACGAGCGTGTGTTCGAGCGGCCCGATGACTTCATCATCGACCGGGCCAACGTCCGCAACCACATCGCCTTTGGGTTCGGCGTACACCGGTGCATGGGCAACCGACTGGCCGAAATGCAGCTGCGAATTCTCTGGGAAGAGCTGCTCCCCCGCTTCGAGAACATCGAGGTCGTCGGCGAACCCGAGTACGTGCAGTCCAACTTCGTGAGGGGTATCAGCAAAATGATGGTGCGCCTCACCCCGAAATCCGGCGCATGACATCGCAGCGAGCCCTCATCATCGGTGCCAGCCATGCCGGAGCCCAACTCGCGGCGAGTCTGCGCCAAGAAGGCTGGAGCGGTGAGGTCGTCCTCATCGGCGAAGAGTCGGCAGCTCCATATCAACGCCCTCCGCTGTCGAAGTCCTACCTGGCCGGCAAATGCTCACTCGACGAGATCACCATCCGCAGTTCGGACTTCTACTCCAAGCAGCGAATCCAGCTTCTGGACGCGCACGTGGAGGCGATCAACCGCTCGGCTGGGAACATCGTTATGAGCACCGGCGAAACACTGACATACGACAAGCTCGCGCTGTGCACGGGAGCCCGCCCTCGTCAGTTCCGCGTTCCTGGGGCCGAGCTCGCTGGGGTCCATTACCTTCGGACTGCCGCAGACGTCGAGATAATCCGCACATCCGCCACCCCCGGGCGGCGGGTGGCGATCGTCGGGGGCGGCTACATCGGACTTGAGACGGCCGCCTCGCTACGCGCCCTGGACCTGGACCTGGAAGTCACCGTGCTCGAGGCGACCACTCGCGTCCTCGAGCGGGTCACTGCTCCCGCCGTATCAACGTTCTTCGAGCGGATCCACCGAGAGGAGGGCATCGACATCCGAACGGGCGCCAAAGTCGCAGCATTAGTCGGAGACGACTGCGTCCGCGAGGTCACACTATCTACTGGCGAGTCGATTCCGACTGATCTCGTCATCGTGGGCATTGGTGTTGAACCGAGAACGGAACTCGCCGAGGCGGCGGGCTTGACCCTGAACGATGGTGTGGTGATCGACGAGCACGCCCGAACCAGTGACCCAGCCATCGTTGCCGCCGGAGACTGTGCCAGCAAGTACATCTCTCGATACGGTCGCCGAGTCCGGCTGGAGTCCGTACCCGGAGCAACCGATCAGGCGAAACTCGCCGCGGCTACCCTTTGCGGGAAGTCCAAGAGCGCAGTGTCGCTGCCCTGGTTCTGGTCAGATCAGTACGATGTCAAACTCCAAATTGCCGGTCTGAGCTGTGGATACGACCAAGTTGTCCTAAGCGGCGATCCGACCGTAGGCCGTAGCTTCAGCTGCTTCTACCTCCGTGGTGGTGAACTCCTTGCTGCAGACTGCATCAATCGCCCCCGTGATTTCATGCTCAGCAAACAGGTCATCACACAGCAGCGTCCTTTCGTCCAAACCGATTTCATTCATACGGGTTCTCCCGAGTCCTCGGGCGATGGGTAGGCCAGTCCCGAGCGGGACTCGCACGGTCAGTGGCGGAGCTTTGCCGAACGGCGCTGACATTCCATTGGCGCAGCAAGAGAGCCCGTTTCGTA is from Hoyosella subflava DQS3-9A1 and encodes:
- a CDS encoding cytochrome P450, producing MDLQIRGAHLYDRTRRWVTKTNGKKLFVESPIPPVEDVELADIDLSNPFLYRQGRWQSYYERLRNEAPVHFQPNSAFGPFWSVMRHQDIVAVDKNHEVFSAEPMIVIGSPPRFLDIEMFIAMDPPRHDVQRAAVQGVVAPKNLREMETLIRSRVREVLDGLPVNQPFDWVQAVSIELTARMLATLLDFPYEERHKLVHWSDIATSFEEANGGPADLDETFDGMREMARGLSSLWYDKKARTAAGEEPGFDLITMLQSNENTKDLIDRPMEFMGNLVLLIVGGNDTTRNSMSGGVLALNRFPDQFEKLKSNPDLIPNMVSEIIRWQTPLAYMRRIAKTDTILNGQFIRKGDKVVMWYASGNRDERVFERPDDFIIDRANVRNHIAFGFGVHRCMGNRLAEMQLRILWEELLPRFENIEVVGEPEYVQSNFVRGISKMMVRLTPKSGA
- a CDS encoding NAD(P)/FAD-dependent oxidoreductase, whose amino-acid sequence is MTSQRALIIGASHAGAQLAASLRQEGWSGEVVLIGEESAAPYQRPPLSKSYLAGKCSLDEITIRSSDFYSKQRIQLLDAHVEAINRSAGNIVMSTGETLTYDKLALCTGARPRQFRVPGAELAGVHYLRTAADVEIIRTSATPGRRVAIVGGGYIGLETAASLRALDLDLEVTVLEATTRVLERVTAPAVSTFFERIHREEGIDIRTGAKVAALVGDDCVREVTLSTGESIPTDLVIVGIGVEPRTELAEAAGLTLNDGVVIDEHARTSDPAIVAAGDCASKYISRYGRRVRLESVPGATDQAKLAAATLCGKSKSAVSLPWFWSDQYDVKLQIAGLSCGYDQVVLSGDPTVGRSFSCFYLRGGELLAADCINRPRDFMLSKQVITQQRPFVQTDFIHTGSPESSGDG